A portion of the Streptomyces erythrochromogenes genome contains these proteins:
- a CDS encoding pyridoxal phosphate-dependent decarboxylase family protein, whose translation MRPLLDTVLDALRTGAAERRGPLPAGGPDAVTAHVRTTLGTVLPDHGTGDHEALRTLVHALAAGAADPADPLCAAHLHCPPLAVATAADLAAGALNPSLDSWDQAPAASAIEALLTRTLAAEFYDTPHPDALVTTGGTEANQLALLLARERHGPRLTVLHGAGAHHSVPRAAWLLGLPPATELPTPAGVLDPARLAEALATTPGPTLVTATAGTTDAGLIDPLPAIADLCDHHGADLHIDAAYGGLLALSPRHRHRLAGLGRAHSLTVDLHKLGWQPVAAGLLAVPDTALLAPLAHQADYLNATDDTEAGLPDLLGRSLRTTRRPDAFKIATTLRSLGRDGLAHLIDRTCELAQHLAQRLDAHPGFELHAPPTISTVLFRPTHATDDELATLRRALLHQGRAVLGRTHADGRLWLKATLLNPHTTAGDLDTLIALLEGSTHR comes from the coding sequence CTGCGCCCCCTCCTCGACACCGTCCTCGACGCCCTCCGCACCGGCGCCGCCGAACGCCGCGGCCCGCTCCCCGCCGGCGGCCCCGACGCCGTCACCGCCCACGTCCGCACCACACTGGGCACCGTACTGCCCGACCACGGCACCGGCGACCACGAAGCCCTCCGCACCCTCGTCCACGCCCTCGCCGCCGGCGCCGCAGACCCCGCCGACCCCCTCTGCGCCGCCCACCTGCACTGCCCGCCGCTCGCCGTCGCCACCGCCGCGGACCTCGCCGCCGGCGCCCTCAACCCCTCCCTCGACTCCTGGGACCAGGCCCCCGCCGCCTCCGCGATCGAAGCCCTCCTCACCCGCACCCTCGCCGCCGAGTTCTACGACACCCCCCACCCCGACGCCCTCGTCACCACCGGCGGCACCGAAGCCAACCAACTCGCCCTGCTCCTCGCCCGCGAACGCCACGGCCCCCGCCTCACCGTCCTGCACGGAGCAGGCGCCCACCACTCCGTCCCCCGCGCCGCCTGGCTCCTCGGCCTGCCCCCCGCCACCGAACTCCCCACACCCGCCGGCGTCCTCGACCCGGCCCGCCTCGCCGAGGCCCTCGCCACCACCCCCGGCCCCACCCTCGTCACCGCCACCGCCGGCACCACCGACGCAGGCCTCATCGACCCGCTCCCCGCCATCGCCGACCTCTGCGACCACCACGGCGCCGACCTCCACATCGACGCCGCATACGGCGGCCTCCTCGCCCTCAGCCCCCGCCACCGCCACCGACTCGCCGGACTCGGCCGCGCCCACTCCCTCACCGTCGACCTGCACAAACTCGGCTGGCAGCCCGTCGCCGCAGGACTCCTCGCCGTCCCCGACACCGCGCTCCTCGCCCCCCTCGCCCACCAGGCCGACTACCTCAACGCCACCGACGACACCGAAGCCGGCCTCCCCGACCTCCTCGGCCGCTCCCTGCGCACCACCCGCCGCCCCGACGCCTTCAAGATCGCCACCACCCTGCGCTCACTCGGCCGCGACGGCCTCGCCCACCTCATCGACCGCACCTGCGAGCTCGCCCAGCACCTCGCCCAGCGCCTCGACGCCCACCCCGGCTTCGAACTCCACGCCCCGCCCACCATCAGCACCGTCCTCTTCCGGCCCACCCACGCCACCGACGACGAGCTCGCCACCCTGCGCCGCGCCCTCCTCCACCAAGGCCGCGCCGTCCTCGGCCGCACCCACGCCGACGGCCGCCTGTGGCTCAAAGCCACCCTGCTCAACCCGCACACCACGGCGGGAGACCTGGACACCCTCATCGCCCTCCTGGAAGGCAGCACCCACCGATGA
- a CDS encoding HAD family acid phosphatase — protein sequence MRLSRRTRTPRTAAAGLAAAAAVLTLVPATAAEAAPVAAPAPVSSSANASAPGGNAAILGIDYATWQREVAAAVDAARPAIEQRIANSPAGEKPALVLDIDNTSLETDFHWFWTYPTPAIAKVRALTQYAHARGVAVFFVTARPGIIHSLTEYNLKAVGYPVSGLYVRDLPDLFEEVSTYKTAKRAEIEARGYTIIANIGNSPTDLVGGHAERTVKLPDYGGKLS from the coding sequence ATGCGCCTGTCCCGCCGCACCAGAACGCCCCGTACCGCCGCCGCCGGCCTCGCCGCAGCGGCCGCCGTCCTGACGCTCGTTCCGGCCACCGCGGCCGAGGCGGCCCCCGTCGCCGCGCCCGCGCCCGTCTCCTCATCGGCGAACGCGTCCGCGCCGGGCGGGAACGCGGCGATACTCGGCATCGACTACGCCACTTGGCAGCGGGAGGTGGCCGCCGCCGTCGACGCGGCCCGTCCGGCCATCGAGCAGCGCATCGCGAACTCGCCCGCCGGCGAGAAGCCGGCCCTCGTCCTCGACATCGACAACACCTCGCTGGAGACGGACTTCCACTGGTTCTGGACCTACCCGACGCCCGCCATCGCCAAGGTCCGCGCCCTGACCCAGTACGCCCACGCGCGCGGCGTGGCCGTCTTCTTCGTCACGGCCCGCCCCGGCATCATCCACTCCCTCACCGAGTACAACCTCAAGGCCGTCGGCTACCCGGTGTCGGGGCTCTACGTCCGCGACCTGCCCGACCTCTTCGAGGAGGTCAGCACCTACAAGACGGCCAAGCGCGCGGAGATCGAGGCGCGCGGCTACACGATCATCGCCAACATCGGAAACAGCCCCACCGACCTGGTCGGGGGTCACGCCGAACGCACCGTCAAGCTCCCGGACTACGGCGGCAAGCTCTCCTGA
- a CDS encoding peptidase M16 family protein: MQRSSTDGVTVLWQTAPAPGPLTAVLSFGTGVRDETAPTLGVTRLVEALAMTRVGNRPHEFGSTVGEEMTHFIATGTPDDITGFLLAVCSALGDLPLLDTGHTTRLLGIHAPLTCDHRGSAPLDARYGPHGLGLLAHQRPDTYARLGPDAARTHAATHFTRGNAVLTLDGPPPAGLSLPLPAGTRPDRPAPRLRADTAGTWQHRQVDTVSLLLTSRAHEPVADAACHVLGHRVEHSTHRTRGITDEPTLHRFLRDRLTLDRVLALHPADGHAEEAAEILWQETLNLARRGPTRDELDTFTAHTRAQLDCSHSHWTALHRAFTAEHFGIPHHDSGTLLAQHTAVTAQDVTDYLRRALTDAVLVVPLDASPRLTTLHGTPLPSSTCWRFHGQHTPTPGTRFRMNPLRRATTPRHERAEYVLTSWGLVARDAQDEHPIRFDEIALMRHDGPGRIVLAGCGCTQHVYPDHVARGERLIAALDAAVPAHLVRTDA, encoded by the coding sequence ATGCAGCGCAGCAGTACCGACGGGGTCACCGTCCTGTGGCAGACCGCCCCCGCCCCCGGTCCCCTCACCGCCGTCCTCTCCTTCGGCACCGGGGTGCGGGACGAGACCGCCCCCACCCTCGGCGTCACCCGCCTCGTCGAAGCCCTCGCCATGACCCGGGTCGGCAACCGCCCGCACGAGTTCGGCAGCACCGTCGGCGAAGAGATGACCCACTTCATCGCCACGGGAACCCCCGACGACATCACCGGCTTCCTCCTCGCCGTCTGCAGCGCCCTCGGCGACCTCCCGCTGCTCGACACCGGGCACACCACCCGCCTCCTCGGCATCCACGCCCCCCTGACCTGCGACCACCGCGGCTCCGCACCCCTCGACGCCCGCTACGGGCCCCACGGCCTCGGCCTCCTCGCCCACCAGCGCCCCGACACGTACGCCCGGCTCGGCCCCGACGCCGCCCGCACCCACGCCGCCACCCACTTCACCCGTGGCAACGCCGTCCTCACCCTCGACGGCCCCCCGCCCGCCGGCCTCAGCCTCCCCCTGCCCGCCGGAACCCGCCCCGACCGCCCCGCCCCCCGCCTGCGCGCCGACACAGCCGGAACCTGGCAGCACCGCCAGGTCGACACCGTCTCCCTCCTGCTCACCTCACGCGCCCACGAACCCGTCGCCGACGCCGCCTGCCACGTCCTCGGCCACCGCGTCGAGCACAGCACCCACCGCACCCGCGGCATCACTGACGAACCCACCCTCCACCGATTCCTCCGTGACCGCCTCACCCTCGACCGCGTCCTGGCCCTCCACCCCGCAGACGGCCACGCCGAAGAAGCCGCCGAGATCCTCTGGCAGGAAACCCTGAACCTCGCCCGCCGCGGCCCCACCCGCGACGAGCTCGACACCTTCACCGCCCACACCCGCGCCCAACTCGACTGCAGCCACAGCCACTGGACGGCACTCCACCGCGCCTTCACCGCCGAACACTTCGGCATCCCCCACCACGACAGCGGCACCCTCCTCGCCCAGCACACCGCCGTCACCGCGCAGGACGTCACCGACTACCTCCGCCGCGCCCTCACCGACGCCGTCCTCGTCGTCCCCCTCGACGCCTCCCCCCGCCTGACCACCCTCCACGGCACCCCGCTGCCCAGTTCCACCTGCTGGCGCTTCCACGGACAGCACACCCCGACGCCCGGCACCCGCTTCCGCATGAACCCCCTCCGCCGAGCCACCACCCCCCGCCACGAACGCGCCGAGTACGTCCTCACCTCCTGGGGCCTCGTCGCCCGCGACGCCCAGGACGAGCACCCCATCCGCTTCGACGAGATCGCCCTCATGCGCCACGACGGCCCGGGCCGCATAGTCCTCGCCGGCTGCGGCTGCACCCAGCACGTGTACCCCGACCACGTCGCACGCGGCGAACGCCTCATCGCCGCCCTCGACGCCGCCGTCCCCGCACACCTCGTCCGCACCGACGCCTGA
- a CDS encoding S1 family peptidase, with product MKRTLAVGAVALAAVSLQPGTASAGPAPVVGGTRAAQGEFPFMVRLSMGCGGALYTQQIVLTAAHCVSGSGNNTSITATAGVVDLNSSSAIKVKSTKVLRAPGYNGTGKDWALIKLAKPINLPTLKIAETKAYDNGTFTVAGWGATREGGGQQRYLMKATVPFVSDAACNAAYSDLVPGEEICAGFLDQGGVDTCQGDSGGPMFRRDNAGAWIQVGIVSWGIGCARPDYPGVYTEVSTFAAQIKSAAATL from the coding sequence ATGAAGCGCACCCTCGCCGTCGGCGCCGTAGCCCTCGCAGCCGTCAGCCTCCAGCCCGGCACCGCCTCCGCCGGCCCGGCACCCGTCGTAGGCGGCACCCGAGCCGCCCAGGGCGAGTTCCCCTTCATGGTGCGCCTCTCCATGGGCTGCGGCGGCGCCCTCTACACCCAGCAGATCGTCCTCACCGCCGCCCACTGTGTGAGCGGCTCCGGCAACAACACCTCCATCACCGCCACCGCCGGAGTCGTCGACCTCAACAGCTCCAGCGCCATCAAGGTCAAGTCCACCAAGGTCCTGCGGGCCCCCGGCTACAACGGCACCGGCAAGGACTGGGCCCTGATCAAGCTCGCCAAGCCCATCAACCTGCCCACCCTCAAGATCGCCGAGACCAAGGCCTACGACAACGGCACCTTCACCGTCGCCGGCTGGGGCGCCACCCGCGAGGGCGGCGGCCAGCAGCGCTACCTCATGAAGGCCACCGTCCCCTTCGTCTCCGACGCCGCCTGCAACGCCGCCTACAGCGACCTCGTCCCCGGCGAGGAGATCTGCGCCGGCTTCCTCGACCAGGGCGGCGTCGACACCTGCCAGGGCGACTCCGGCGGCCCCATGTTCCGCCGCGACAACGCCGGAGCCTGGATCCAGGTCGGCATCGTCAGCTGGGGCATAGGCTGCGCCCGCCCCGACTACCCGGGCGTCTACACCGAGGTCTCCACCTTCGCCGCCCAGATCAAGAGCGCCGCAGCGACCCTGTAG
- the pepN gene encoding aminopeptidase N: MSALKRNEAQLRAQLLDVHHYAVTLDLTGDDDTFDSTTVIRFTARTSGDTFVELKPDTLRSATLDGNPLDPAALEDNRLPLTGLTQGPHELHLDTRMRYSRTGEGLHRFTDPADGHTYVYSQMFLDDVQRVFPAFDQPDLKAVFEFTVTAPGDWTVLANGITTRLADRDTDGAGIWQSAPTPVISTYLAAVAAGPWHSVTTEHAGLPFGIHCRQSLAPHMDADADEILSITKACFDRYQAKFTEPYPFDSYDQAFVPEFNAGAMENPGLVTFRDEFIYRSAVTDTERQSRAMVIAHEMAHMWFGDLVTLAWFDDIWLNESFAEYMGYQTLTEATRFTDTWTDFGVTRKPWGYDADQRPSTHPVAPAPDDVPDTASALLNFDGISYAKGASALRQLVAWLGEKDFLAGINTHFARHKFANASLADFIDSLAAHTERDVRGWADAWLRTTGIDTLTPRIEDPEGTNGWTLTVDHDGSRPHHIAVGLYDHDPVDGRILELRELLDLDVPSDEIISAGGARPALLLLNDADLTYAKVRLDETSLETVLRGLSGIPEALTRAVVWNCLRDMVRDGELGPQDFLATAAAHLPAEHDLAIVQGVLTFARNEVAVRYVAPEDRTEALATLTGIARDLLRRTEDGSEPGMRLTAVRTLVGSATQPDTIAAWLADDTVPGGPALDPELRWRILGRLAVLGAIGESEIDAALAADPSATGEEGAARCRAALPTPEAKAAAWDRLFHDDSLSNYLFSATAQGFWQPEQADLVAEYVTRYYPEAVALGARRGPAIGEAAGRYAFPAHAVDEANLKAGQACLADPDVIPLLRRKLVDQLDDLARALRIRRR, encoded by the coding sequence ATGTCCGCACTGAAGCGCAACGAAGCGCAGCTCCGAGCCCAGCTCCTCGACGTCCACCACTACGCCGTCACCCTCGACCTCACCGGCGACGACGACACCTTCGACTCCACCACCGTCATCCGGTTCACCGCACGGACCAGCGGCGACACCTTCGTGGAGCTGAAGCCGGACACCCTGCGCTCGGCGACCCTCGACGGCAACCCCCTCGACCCGGCCGCCCTCGAAGACAACCGGCTGCCGCTCACCGGCCTCACCCAGGGCCCCCACGAGCTGCACCTCGACACCCGCATGCGCTACTCCCGCACCGGCGAGGGCCTGCACCGCTTCACCGACCCCGCGGACGGGCACACGTACGTCTACAGCCAGATGTTCCTCGACGACGTCCAAAGGGTCTTCCCGGCTTTCGACCAGCCCGACCTGAAGGCCGTCTTCGAGTTCACCGTCACCGCACCCGGCGACTGGACCGTCCTCGCCAACGGCATCACCACCCGCCTCGCGGACCGCGACACGGACGGCGCCGGCATCTGGCAGTCCGCCCCCACACCCGTCATCTCCACCTACCTCGCCGCCGTCGCCGCAGGCCCCTGGCACAGCGTGACCACCGAGCACGCCGGACTGCCCTTCGGCATCCACTGCCGCCAGTCCCTCGCCCCCCACATGGACGCCGACGCCGACGAGATCCTCTCCATCACCAAAGCCTGCTTCGACCGCTACCAGGCCAAGTTCACCGAGCCCTACCCCTTCGACTCCTACGACCAGGCCTTCGTCCCCGAGTTCAACGCCGGCGCCATGGAGAACCCCGGCCTCGTCACCTTCCGCGACGAGTTCATCTACCGCTCCGCCGTCACCGACACCGAACGCCAGTCCCGCGCCATGGTCATCGCCCACGAGATGGCCCACATGTGGTTCGGCGACCTCGTCACCCTCGCCTGGTTCGACGACATCTGGCTCAACGAGTCCTTCGCCGAATACATGGGCTACCAGACCCTCACCGAAGCCACCCGCTTCACCGACACCTGGACCGACTTCGGCGTCACCCGCAAGCCCTGGGGCTACGACGCCGACCAGCGCCCCTCCACCCACCCCGTCGCCCCCGCCCCCGACGACGTCCCCGACACCGCCTCCGCCCTCCTCAACTTCGACGGCATCTCGTACGCCAAGGGCGCCTCCGCCCTGCGCCAGCTCGTCGCCTGGCTCGGCGAGAAGGACTTCCTGGCCGGCATCAACACCCACTTCGCCCGCCACAAGTTCGCCAACGCCTCCCTCGCCGACTTCATCGACTCCCTCGCCGCCCACACCGAACGCGACGTCCGCGGCTGGGCCGACGCCTGGCTGCGCACCACCGGCATCGACACCCTCACCCCGCGCATCGAGGACCCCGAAGGCACCAACGGCTGGACCCTCACCGTCGACCACGACGGCAGCCGCCCCCACCACATCGCCGTCGGCCTCTACGACCACGACCCCGTCGACGGCCGCATCCTCGAACTGCGCGAACTCCTCGACCTCGACGTCCCCTCCGACGAGATCATCTCGGCCGGCGGCGCACGCCCCGCACTGCTCCTCCTCAACGACGCCGACCTCACCTACGCCAAGGTCCGCCTCGACGAAACCTCCCTCGAAACGGTCCTGCGCGGCCTCTCCGGGATCCCCGAGGCCCTCACCCGCGCCGTCGTCTGGAACTGCCTGCGCGACATGGTCCGCGACGGCGAACTCGGCCCGCAGGACTTCCTGGCCACCGCGGCCGCACACCTGCCCGCCGAACACGACCTCGCCATCGTCCAGGGCGTCCTCACCTTCGCCCGCAACGAAGTCGCCGTACGCTACGTCGCCCCCGAGGACCGCACGGAGGCACTCGCCACCCTCACCGGCATCGCCCGCGACCTCCTGCGCCGCACCGAGGACGGCTCGGAGCCCGGCATGCGGCTGACCGCCGTACGCACCCTCGTCGGCAGCGCCACCCAGCCCGACACCATCGCCGCCTGGCTCGCCGACGACACCGTCCCCGGCGGCCCCGCACTCGACCCCGAACTGCGCTGGCGCATCCTGGGCCGCCTCGCCGTCCTCGGCGCCATCGGCGAGAGCGAGATCGACGCCGCCCTCGCCGCCGACCCCAGCGCCACCGGCGAGGAAGGTGCCGCCCGCTGCCGCGCCGCCCTCCCCACCCCCGAGGCCAAAGCAGCCGCCTGGGACCGCCTCTTCCACGACGACAGCCTCTCCAACTACCTCTTCAGCGCCACCGCCCAGGGCTTCTGGCAGCCCGAACAGGCCGACCTCGTAGCGGAGTACGTGACCCGCTACTACCCCGAAGCCGTCGCCCTCGGGGCCCGCCGCGGCCCCGCCATCGGCGAAGCCGCCGGCCGCTACGCCTTCCCGGCCCACGCCGTCGACGAGGCCAACCTCAAGGCCGGCCAGGCCTGCCTCGCCGACCCGGACGTGATCCCGCTCCTGCGCCGCAAGCTCGTGGACCAGCTCGACGACCTGGCCCGCGCCCTCCGCATCCGCCGCCGCTAG
- a CDS encoding lysine N(6)-hydroxylase/L-ornithine N(5)-oxygenase family protein has product MTAQLDAPHDLVGIGIGPSNLSLAALAHGLPQQGAGELATAFYEQRRDFRWHPGLLIDGTTLQVPFLADLVTLADPSSPWSFLSYLKHKERLYPFYFAEQFHIHRAEYDAYCRWVAGRVPGLHFGHQVDAVRWNPERDLFEVDFTQLDPAGEAEALGRTYTRNLALGIGTAPHVPEPLRPLAEAPTVPVIHSADYLDNRERILGAEHVTVIGSGQSGAEVFLDLLRARPTGRERLTWLARTPSFAPMEYSKLGLEHFTPDYTRYFHSLPEPVRDHLVPAQWQLHKGIDTATIAAIHDELYRRTLHGGWPDAVLTPGVTVRTAGRVATTKVELHLEHAEQGARSRLTTDAVVLATGYRERPLTRLLAGLDPYLRKDSSGRPRIDDRYRMVLDPSVTGSIFVQNGERHTHGVGAPDLGLAAWRSAAILNTLTGKEPYPQPPRTAFTTFGLEQREHTRPRPAGELLPLVEHP; this is encoded by the coding sequence ATGACCGCCCAGCTCGATGCACCCCACGACCTCGTCGGAATCGGCATCGGACCGTCCAACCTGTCCCTCGCCGCCCTCGCCCACGGCCTCCCCCAACAAGGAGCCGGCGAACTCGCCACCGCCTTCTACGAGCAGCGCCGCGACTTCCGCTGGCACCCCGGACTCCTCATCGACGGCACCACCCTCCAAGTCCCCTTCCTCGCCGACCTCGTCACCCTCGCCGACCCCTCCAGCCCCTGGAGCTTCCTCAGCTACCTCAAGCACAAGGAACGGCTCTACCCCTTCTACTTCGCCGAGCAGTTCCACATCCACCGCGCCGAATACGACGCCTACTGCCGCTGGGTCGCCGGCCGCGTCCCCGGACTCCACTTCGGCCACCAGGTCGACGCCGTCCGCTGGAACCCCGAACGCGACCTCTTCGAAGTCGACTTCACCCAGCTCGACCCCGCCGGCGAAGCCGAAGCCCTCGGCCGCACCTACACCCGCAACCTCGCCCTCGGCATCGGCACCGCCCCCCACGTCCCCGAACCCCTGCGCCCCCTCGCCGAAGCCCCCACCGTCCCCGTCATCCACTCCGCCGACTACCTCGACAACCGCGAGCGCATCCTCGGCGCCGAACACGTCACCGTCATCGGATCGGGCCAGTCGGGCGCCGAAGTCTTCCTCGACCTGCTCCGCGCCCGCCCCACCGGCCGCGAACGCCTCACCTGGCTCGCCCGCACCCCCTCCTTCGCCCCCATGGAGTACTCGAAACTCGGCCTCGAACACTTCACCCCCGACTACACCCGCTACTTCCACTCCCTCCCCGAACCCGTACGCGACCACCTCGTCCCCGCCCAATGGCAACTCCACAAGGGCATCGACACCGCCACCATCGCCGCCATCCACGACGAGCTCTACCGCCGCACCCTCCACGGCGGCTGGCCCGACGCCGTCCTCACCCCCGGCGTCACCGTCCGCACCGCCGGACGCGTCGCCACCACCAAGGTCGAACTCCACCTCGAACACGCCGAACAGGGCGCCCGCTCCCGCCTCACCACCGACGCCGTCGTCCTCGCCACCGGCTACCGCGAACGACCCCTCACCCGACTCCTCGCAGGCCTCGACCCCTACCTGCGCAAGGACTCCTCCGGCCGCCCCCGCATCGACGACCGCTACCGGATGGTCCTCGACCCCTCCGTCACCGGCAGCATCTTCGTCCAGAACGGCGAACGCCACACCCACGGCGTCGGCGCCCCGGACCTCGGCCTCGCCGCCTGGCGCAGCGCAGCCATCCTCAACACCCTCACCGGCAAAGAGCCCTACCCCCAGCCCCCGCGCACCGCCTTCACCACCTTCGGCCTCGAACAGCGCGAACACACCCGCCCCCGCCCCGCCGGCGAACTCCTCCCGCTCGTCGAGCACCCCTGA
- a CDS encoding chorismate mutase: MNISDLDNGTGNGNGTGRAADGIDESVTAELARLRDSIDNIDAAVVHMLAERFKCTQQVGHLKARHQLPPADPGREASQIARLRQLAENAKLDPAFAEKLLNFIIAEVIRHHETIAAGEE, encoded by the coding sequence ATGAACATCAGCGACCTCGACAACGGCACGGGCAACGGCAACGGCACGGGCCGCGCCGCCGACGGCATCGACGAGAGCGTCACCGCCGAACTCGCCCGCTTGCGGGACAGCATCGACAACATCGACGCGGCCGTGGTCCACATGCTCGCCGAACGCTTCAAGTGCACCCAGCAGGTCGGCCACCTCAAGGCACGCCACCAGCTGCCCCCCGCCGACCCCGGCCGCGAGGCCAGCCAGATCGCCCGGCTCCGCCAGCTCGCCGAGAACGCCAAGCTCGACCCCGCCTTCGCCGAGAAGCTCCTCAACTTCATCATCGCCGAGGTCATCCGCCACCACGAGACGATCGCCGCGGGCGAGGAGTAG